One window of Nocardia sp. NBC_00508 genomic DNA carries:
- a CDS encoding DUF742 domain-containing protein has translation MIHPREPWFDEAAGPLVRPYALTRGRTTGAGPELDMLTSVVVDHSAPALRRFEPEYSDILRLCRISQTVAEVSAQLRLPLAVTKILVGDLIGDGQLIFRAPVPTEAGPDDLNILRAVLDGIRKI, from the coding sequence ATGATCCACCCGCGTGAGCCCTGGTTCGACGAGGCGGCAGGCCCGCTGGTGCGTCCCTACGCGCTCACCCGGGGACGCACCACGGGCGCCGGACCCGAACTGGATATGCTCACGTCCGTGGTCGTCGACCACTCCGCGCCCGCACTCCGGCGTTTCGAACCGGAATATTCGGATATTCTTCGGCTGTGCCGGATTTCACAGACCGTGGCCGAAGTATCCGCCCAGTTGCGGTTGCCGCTTGCGGTGACCAAGATCCTCGTCGGTGATCTGATCGGCGATGGGCAATTGATTTTCCGTGCCCCTGTCCCGACAGAGGCCGGACCCGATGACCTCAACATATTGCGAGCGGTACTGGATGGAATCCGTAAAATTTGA
- a CDS encoding GTP-binding protein yields MESVKFDPSGVPQLAASVKILVAGGFGVGKTTMVSAISECAPLRTEELITEMSTGIDDLSGVEQKTTTTVALDFGRLTIDRNLVLYLFGTPGQDRFWFLWDELARGALGAVVLADTRRLGNSFAAVDFFERRGLPFMVGVNCFDGSPRYTIDEVRDALDLDTVTPVMLCDARDRGSCKTVLLTLVEHLIQRAQRAQVTT; encoded by the coding sequence ATGGAATCCGTAAAATTTGACCCGAGCGGCGTGCCGCAGTTGGCCGCGTCGGTCAAGATCCTCGTCGCCGGCGGGTTCGGCGTAGGCAAGACCACGATGGTGTCGGCGATCAGCGAATGCGCGCCACTGCGCACCGAAGAGCTGATCACCGAGATGAGCACCGGCATCGACGACCTCTCCGGCGTCGAGCAGAAGACCACCACCACGGTCGCGCTGGACTTCGGCAGGCTCACCATCGACCGCAACCTGGTGCTCTACCTGTTCGGCACGCCCGGCCAGGACAGGTTCTGGTTCCTGTGGGACGAACTGGCGCGCGGCGCGCTCGGCGCGGTGGTGCTCGCGGACACGCGGAGGCTGGGAAATTCCTTTGCCGCCGTGGACTTCTTCGAGCGGCGCGGGCTGCCCTTCATGGTCGGGGTGAACTGTTTCGACGGCTCACCGCGCTACACGATCGACGAAGTGCGCGACGCACTCGACCTCGACACGGTCACCCCGGTGATGCTGTGCGACGCCCGTGACCGCGGCTCGTGTAAGACCGTGCTCCTGACCCTCGTCGAGCATCTGATCCAGCGGGCGCAGCGCGCACAGGTCACCACCTGA